One window of Verrucomicrobiota bacterium genomic DNA carries:
- a CDS encoding cupin domain-containing protein: MSPHSLFDSYPVYSVVGDRYTFLLTGDMTDGAYFVFEAFVPPGSGSPPHIHHREDEAFYIIDGEFEFIVAGKTICVRAGESVFGRRDVPHHFKNVGTTPGRMIITVTPAGLENFFVEIGTPLQSRQDAPVIPSPEDIAKLIQIAPQYDLELLAPH; encoded by the coding sequence ATGAGCCCACACTCACTATTTGATTCCTACCCCGTTTATTCGGTCGTCGGAGACCGTTATACTTTTCTCCTTACTGGTGACATGACCGATGGAGCCTATTTTGTCTTTGAAGCATTTGTTCCACCGGGCAGTGGATCACCTCCACACATCCATCATCGGGAGGACGAAGCATTTTATATCATCGACGGCGAATTTGAATTCATCGTCGCAGGCAAAACAATTTGCGTTCGAGCAGGAGAGTCTGTATTCGGGCGCCGGGACGTGCCGCATCACTTTAAAAATGTGGGTACCACACCCGGACGAATGATTATCACCGTAACACCCGCCGGACTTGAAAACTTCTTCGTCGAAATCGGCACGCCTTTGCAGAGCCGACAGGATGCACCAGTAATCCCTTCCCCCGAGGACATCGCCAAACTGATACAGATCGCCCCCCAGTATGATCTGGAACTCCTCGCCCCGCATTAG
- a CDS encoding DUF6678 family protein, protein MIAECGLCGLANDTKWDEFVAAMREQVWKPSYRVKCVNGPVSVWDVEWFYHLPFPLISVEWMDVAFLQKEIRNALLAPVVTDHSAWIEALIKQFGLDSRTGKSMIRIFGYSPRSTEQFDELDQLSTHTRIQPLTPNQVTGLVFLSSIPQTSLLHSPSKKRSVPHPAADTNHLMID, encoded by the coding sequence GTGATTGCTGAGTGTGGCTTGTGCGGGCTGGCGAACGATACGAAGTGGGATGAGTTCGTTGCCGCGATGCGGGAGCAAGTGTGGAAGCCAAGTTACCGCGTCAAATGTGTTAATGGACCGGTATCGGTATGGGACGTCGAGTGGTTTTACCATCTTCCGTTCCCGCTGATTTCCGTCGAGTGGATGGACGTGGCGTTTCTCCAAAAAGAAATAAGGAATGCGCTGCTCGCGCCGGTGGTGACCGATCACTCCGCGTGGATTGAAGCTCTCATAAAGCAGTTCGGACTCGATTCCCGGACTGGCAAAAGCATGATTCGAATCTTCGGCTACAGTCCGCGAAGCACGGAGCAATTCGACGAGCTAGACCAGCTCTCCACGCACACCCGCATTCAACCCCTAACTCCTAACCAAGTCACGGGACTCGTTTTTTTGTCTTCTATTCCGCAAACGAGCCTGTTACACTCTCCTAGTAAAAAGCGATCAGTTCCGCATCCGGCGGCTGACACGAATCACCTCATGATAGACTAG